The Diceros bicornis minor isolate mBicDic1 chromosome 37, mDicBic1.mat.cur, whole genome shotgun sequence genome segment gaccctgcggctcctgattcccagtgcacgggcaggcctctcagcccattggacataaatggtggtggtgtttgtgaagcatcttgatggcagtgtggaaagtataggcgacgtgtggtgggagacgtcatgatagtgtcgggaggagctgtgtgtgagattacggtgttgaaggggaaggactggaggcaggtgcagtgggtgtgtgaccaacaatggtcagtgaagggacagccggggggtaactggggaaagcagggaccagcagaagtcatgtgtttaaaacaagacaccagacccaaatggagccgcttaggctatgcctcacataaacaagtcgagacttaattagacttttggcccaggaatagaatcttaaaccagtcaatcaggaatcacctcatgcgcagcaggtaggtcatcttcctgatagaaccctgccatcctctaaaggaaagtaaccttgcagtaaccaacccgcttttttatctagtgtaacttccttgttcttgctcccttctgcctataaattccttcattttgtagaactccttggaggtcctttctctctgctagactggatgctgcctgattcatgaactgttgaataaagccaataagatgtttaaaatttactgaattttattttgttttgtaccagtttggtggcagcagtgggatccaaaggagacgcctgatggcttcgaggatgagaaacagtcattggtaccagcaaaacctttgagttctccatctttttcactgtttctgagggctgtgggtaagtttctcttggatatgagatccactctgtttgcctTGACCTCCTGATCTacctggctttccagtccagggtcagtgggtcagtctagactgacaggatgctctaagagagcatcagtcttagcacttggttagtcagcagtgccaggcaaaggcttagtggttcagcttgagctgccagatggttctgccaggaacccgagtccctggcccttagttagtccacagtccccgtttgttggggtctgctgggtgagtctgcagtctccatgtgttagggtctgctgcttcagtccgtggttcttgctaatggagaggagtggaagaaatgtgtgctccatgcacatccaatctttgaaaacttcctgcgtgcattttacatgcattttgacctcTGTTGACTGttgatgggttctaaggaaatggggaaggcacagtgaggaggaactgtgggtttctTCACGACTACCTCGAGGAGGGCCCCCCCCCCACCTGAACAGCCATCCGgcactattagaaatgaaagacatccgatcaccgtggattggaacactccttattgtgacggtatcaacattatccaaagagatcaacaaatgcagtgcagtccttatcaaaatcccaagggcattttgtgctgaaatagaaaaaaacccatcctaagattcttatggaatctcaaataagcccagataccaaaaataatcttgaaaggagatactaagttggaggactgattcttcctgattgaaaacttactataaatctacagtatcaaaacagcattgtcatggcataaagacagccatattgagcaatggaaacagaattgagagcccagaaattaaccctcacccatgtgatcaaatgatgtttgacaagggtgccaagattattaaatggggaaaagtcttttcaacaagttgtgctggaaatagtggatatctacatgcaaaggaatcaacttggacatttacctaacactgtatacataacttgattcccagtgaatcaaatacctaagtgtaagagctaatgctataatacccttagaagaaaacataaggcaaaacttgacaagataggatttggtaatgatttcatggttctgacacccaagagcagccaataaaataggaaaatacatatgctggacttcatggatattaaaaagttttgtgcctcaaaagccattatcaacagagtaaaagcacaacccataggatgggcgaccatatttgcaaaccatgtatctgacaaaggcttaatatccagaatagttagagaactcctaaattcaacaacagaaaacaaacaactcaaatcaaatttgaacaaagtatatgagtagacatttgctcaaagaagatatgcaaataaccaataagcatatgaaaagatgctcatcatcagtaatcattagggaaatgcaaatcagatacacagtgagagaccacctcacattcattaggatggcatctatcaaaaagaaaaaaaaaagaagaagaaaaagaatagaaccactgttggccaagatgtggagaagttggaacccttgtgtattgtggtgggaatatatcGTTGCTttagaaatcagtataacaattcctaaaaaaaattaaaaatataattatataggacccagcaattcctattctgggtgtataccccaccaaggagttgaaagcatgttctcaaagacatatttcaacactcatgttcatggcatcattattcataatagctaaaacatggaagccacacaagtattgtaatcaaggaagggcttacagcccaatgcacccattagccaaacaggatacccgctcttgtagaaggggaaaaagctttattacgaggttggccagcaaagagacgaaggttaaatctttctccccaatgggctgttgaaaagggcttgaaaagggcaaaggagcgggtgcagtaagtttgggagcagtcctaggcattttgtgcaagcacagattttcatgttctgtcacacatcccacgttcaaaagatggtgtccttaacatgattggcaggggagttcttggtcccccagttcatcctccagtcacttattttgtgcaagcacagattttcatgttctgtcacacatcccacgttcaaaagacggtgtccttaacatgattggcaggggagttcttggtcccccagttcatcctccagtcacttatgcagttgcagtttgagtcttgcaagccgtcttgttgtctcattggttcaaagtagttgaaacttgcttaaggaagagaaatggagtttctgaaaagcaactctcggcccaagattaaatccttagtaaatattatatgggatatggcttaaaaaagtagtctccagggtactgttgagaaaaatctggctggggccccattttattttgggcttggttgtgggccttgctatggtatctgtccagggatgtatggatgagcaaaatgtgctatatacgtacaatggtatattattcatccttgaaaaatgaaggaaagtctaatatacggcacaccatggatgaaccttcaagatattactctaaatgaaataagctagtcacaaaaatacaaccttgtgtgatttcccttctagagcttcctgaaatcaccagattcagagagacagaaagtagaatggtgtttgccagtgggtgggaggagggggaatgggggattattcatgaatgggtatagagtttcagttttgtaaaatgagaagtgttctgaagatggatcgtggtgatgattgcacagcaatattaatgtcttcaatacacttcaatacacattaaaacatacttaatgtatctatggggcctgatgacttgtcctggccgagcacatgcttgtgctgttgcacatcttacccctcactgtgcagttgggaaactggcctagaaagaggcaggtactgtcccagaccacaggaggtcatcagagtcctgaagactagagagagctccagcttacttggccaaggctccacctcttccctcaggtttcctttggcaatgagtggCTTTAAGACCCTAGAGGATTGCTGCGCACCcttttccatatggggtcattttcctctcctcatcatcacacctGCACAGGCACACTCCGTCATACTTGACTTCTCATATGGAGAACactgaggtgcagtcaagaaagagctgacaccggggatgtgacaagaggcaggagggagagaggttggaggcagctctcccacggggcagtagcatccgttctcctagattcgtgcacaggggcccagagatgggaagaggaatccctaaggttcctaggtgtctacctgttccagatccatccctggcccagcctggggatcacaggactggggtcctgcagtccacctctgtgggcacccaaaactgtgatgagcccatcctccctttgtgtaggcattgggaacaggagagaagatctcagtgagggtcctcctgtataaagtggagtgcatccagcgagtgactccaagtgttccatgcactcactacatgtctgttggactaggttctctgttgatgacctactgtgctctgaaaccctgagaaaatgatttccagcccctggagatcctttagaactgacgaggctagggggcttgggtggatgagaactgaggataaggaagaagatgccagagcactggacaccaagtccagagtccagggagaagactaatccttgttggacccttgcggtcctcatctggaagtaggggaaatcattgtcatggctgcagttaggatgccttaggagtgaagaggacacctggtggggaaaagcaagagaggtgcacggtaggctcccgagattcctcccactccctcgaagctgacaggtcctgctgctttacccctgggaccctggagagcatctgccttgaggacacctgaagaaagattcctttctgtttggagttccggcctgggcagcagtgctagttctggccacgagggggcgggcagcctcttgtgtcagtggtggccagtgagtttttgcttttattttttttcagttgtattgaggtatacttgatatacagcactaagttaacattgctgtgtggtatatttgaaacttgctaagagagtagatcctaaaaagtctcatcatcaggaaacaatctttttttctgtttggtgattgatgttaactaaacttattttggtaaccattacataatatatatatatatcaagtcattctgctgtaatcctggaatttacttggtgtccactgaactattcttgagctcctggagcagcgaagagtcaaccagaggtctttctggctgtccccctgcctcagaaacaacttgtacctcctattactagtgttcatctccacaatgaaagttggtcaaaagcagggggcggggtgcaagatctacccatatactcattcagcagctgtgtcctgagcactcaccctgtgccaggtgccctggtgggctgaagtgcaggatgaaaatgaccaagtggtccctgcctgccgggagctcacagtctagaagggaaatggacaaaagcaaagacatgagaaagaaaagagcaagtgctgtagagaaacacagcagggggctgtgagggagggctgggcgtcactgggtaggagggtctgaaagacctctctagggtgacattttctgggaccggaatgacaagagggagtcagccttgcacaagtctgggagcagtgtgtcagggagatggcaccactggtcctgagtctcacaggcagaagtgagtttggccagaggaggttagaaaggtggccaatgcaactggagggaggctgggagaagagaacaggagctagggtggaaggtagggccagggcctggtaggctgtgttcgttacctttccctctctgacttcattgcccctaaccttgcatttcaaaacaacaaatgttgacaatctcacaatttgtgtgggtcagcaatcaggcatgttttagctgggtgcctctgtctcagtgagtttaacagattggggctgtggcctcaactgaggctcgactaggggaggactggcccacaagttcactctcagccttcagaattcattttgtattgagagcctgagttcctttctgtctgttggcccaggcactcccttgcttctctcttcaatgtgcctccacattgggcagccccaatacaccggtatttgattcctcacttccagggatttgacagagtgagagagagagagatggcacatgagagagggagtaagaggaagtgagagacatttttagttaaaatttagacaagacatcccatcactttggctcttattatgttcagaagccagttactaacctctttgtggttccacggggaagtgtataacatgggtggggcttactgggtaccactgtggaggctgcccacctcataggccaagatgaggcacttcggtctcattctccataaaacaggaaacaattgaatggttttatgccacagatggcaatatctgaatttccattagttgcaaccccctcatggtgttgacctgaaaatgaggccaagttggaagtgactgtcccaatatcacattcttggagcccaggcctgttttgagtggtgttctgtactacatcccacccctccttgttattcttccatctctaagtttgtgccttaggtacatgtgacaccagcccacaggggtaatagatattatctcatatacaccgggtgatgtccctaggaagtagattctagcttgattcccatggtgcaggtttagagactggggaggacctgagaggcacagggactatcccaggatgaagaaatagtaaggaaaaggaggtctgcattcatctctgtctcctcaaaactaggtccctagttaggtttccagggacctgtgggtagggctatgtggtctcattgtgtacagttcaagagatgacgtggggtcatagacctcaacagatcttagaactctggtaaccaggcacccacattgcccCATCCAcctcacttgattggagacagtcaacaggcaaagatgttttgttgttgtttcccaacttttggaggatctgggctcaaaaaatcccagaaagagaatctttttggtagttggcgatgttggctcagccttaattcttgacgcctctgggcatctggcaggaggctgtgaaaggtaacacggggcagcccaggggaggctagtgcaggccagggcacagctgtgatcccacctgatcagccccacaccccttgcccctctttgtgtgtgtgtgtgtgtgtgcatgtgtctgtgaggaggagagaaggcaggacataaggggcgggtcattcctgagcaggtgctggttgttaggtgtcggaaacctaacAGCTAGGTCATGTTCATACTTcaggccatgcctggcagcatgagaaggtgagcaccTCTACTCATATTGTTACCGAGCActagaggattcatctccttccctccctgaccagagttctttgcagagatgcccctctgtgcctgaactgaggaacagatattctcttggtggttggccccagtggcagtgtgcaggcagcccctgatttcttctggcccagttcccaggcagtctttgcagaactccactcattaGGTTGTCGAGtaactgcccaatggtttcaactccacaaactcactagacaaggggcaggtacatgaggccacccacactttccagtgctgctctgagatgagagcaggagcagagggtctccacactcaggagcttgagatgatgaggttggactagaactagggagGGACCAGACTCAGGCTGTCCCTTTttgaagctaaaggggatgtacatgaatgtcaccttgcctggctaggagatgagctgccgtgaccctcttacccttgtccggtgtgagcttctggaggccactgaggcagagccagatggtaagggggactgcaggctgggtattcctggaagggagtgggatctttcttgtgtttagaaggtcacatggaaagtcagctatgtgggtgaatctttgtttttatcccactccagcgtcagctgctgagctccagccagcggcagaagaagagcagtgggcagtggtggaggtagagctggctccagctccgttgacaccaccccctctagcactggagccagtgtcccctccaccagcagtgttggaggtggagcaagggccaacatgggctccagcaggagtaggAGCTGCTTAGctagagtcacctggaccatcatttctagtgagaagtccatctccacctgtggctcttaaggagcgtgagaagcttaatctcatggccttccctcctaagctggtggtggagcagtttaccatgatggatgcggtgagcagctgggctttcagggtggtgtggggcaggccttccctctgctatcgttgccccagacctgatccagactcctatgatctgggcccaaatccaggctccaccctttaccaatcataagacctgggcaactttctgaacacccaagcctttgctgtccacctgcagaccgtggaggtggacattaagaggacctgttgcacagagtgactgtgccaactccatgaggtagaagagatggaaagctgggtgggccctggcccatctgtgcagggaagggctcactgtgtacagcctggaccctggtggcccaaccgtctgctcaggagtctcaacagcctcaggacttattagacgcctgatgtgtactccactacaagggagacagacaaggcctgtgggtgtagctgccacgcggggatgtgcatcagaatgtggagtgggaccagaggggggatcagggtattggaagatgcccccttgggatgagcctagttgagccaccatctggagcttggagttagccagcacgggctgggttcaaatgcccctctcccttccctgccagtattgggtcctgggtcatcctgtgctgggtgtcctcagtggacagagaagaaaagccagggactgtcacaaggctcaggccacatcctgagctttctgagctccagctctaaactgtgactcctgtgtgggactttgggggctgtaggcacagacctggggtgtggcagggctcggtgacactccccctgttctccaggagctcttccagaaggtggtgtccTCTCCgtgtctgggctccacctggggcaagaggaacaagcccggcaatgagcaccagacacccaacgtccaggccaccgtcgaccacgtcagaagggtggccagcttcgtcatcatcccctgcctcggggacccgagcaagacagcccaggacagggtgagggtggtggagcgctggatccaggtggcccaggtgtgctgtgggaggcccagtggagcccctctctgaagccttgggaactgcctctccacatttatcagctcccaggattgcagtgtgtggtctaagcccctgcacagtccctaggaccttcctgccaggggcccgctgactttaactccaggtcccagtgagaggatgctcacttcctacctggctccttccctgggttgagctaaaatcctgctccctgtgagtgttactctttgggtcctaaatgtgcccttctgggactccctgagcatctgtctcatccaggaggggagatttaaatagaagggtactgaagctagagcaagctgggctacagtgc includes the following:
- the LOC131399216 gene encoding ral-GDS-related protein-like gives rise to the protein MAFPPKLVVEQFTMMDAELFQKVVSSPCLGSTWGKRNKPGNEHQTPNVQATVDHVRRVASFVIIPCLGDPSKTAQDRVRVVERWIQVAQVCCGRPSGAPL